In one Micropterus dolomieu isolate WLL.071019.BEF.003 ecotype Adirondacks unplaced genomic scaffold, ASM2129224v1 contig_12362, whole genome shotgun sequence genomic region, the following are encoded:
- the LOC123966048 gene encoding uncharacterized protein LOC123966048: protein MVLFRSLSGQVEMPQDVVNALTELSILVNAEDSSNMSLCQVPVLQAEMGRPKYVVSHQQLQSLVEMSLPVSCIAKLLGVSERTVKRRMHEYGLSIMQYYSTLTDEQLDNLVRSVKARTPHVGCRMMKGILQAMGHRVQWNRVSSSMHRVDSVGVLSRLTRLGCVARRTYSVQGPLHLVHIDTNHKLIRYGLVIFGGIDGFSRKIMYLGAATNNKASTALDFFFEAVQKYGFPLRVRGDQGLENVGVA from the exons ATGGTCCTGTTTAGGTCATTGTCAGGCCAAGTTGAGATGCCACAAGATGTTGTAAATGCATTGACAGAGTTGTCAATACTTGTCAATGCAGAGGACAGCTCTAATATGAGTCTTTGTCAGGTGCCAGTGTTGCAAGCAGAAATGGGACGGCCAAAATATGTTGTGTCTCATCAGCAACTACAAAGCCTGGTAGAAATGTCCCTACCAGTGTCATGCATTGCAAAACTTCTGGGTGTATCTGAGAGGACAGTGAAACGGCGCATGCATGAATATGGCCTTTCCATAATGCAGTATTACAGTACCTTAACTGATGAACAACTTGACAATTTGGTGAGGTCGGTGAAGGCCAGAACACCACATGTAGGGTGCAGAATGATGAAAGGAATCCTGCAGGCCATGGGTCACCGTGTCCAGTGGAACAGGGTGTCTTCATCCATGCATCGTGTAGACTCCGTTGGTGTACTCTCAAGACTGACAAGGTTGGGGTGTGTTGCAAGAAGGACTTATTCTGTCCAGGGTCCTCTGCACTTGGTGCATATCGACACAAATCATAAGCTCATCAG ATATGGCCTTGTTATTTTTGGAGGGATTGATGGCTTCTCACGAAAG ATCATGTACCTAGGTGCTGCGACCAATAATAAAGCATCCACTGCACTTGATTTCTTCTTTGAGGCAGTGCAGAAGTATGGCTTTCCATTAAG AGTAAGAGGTGACCAAGGATTGGAAAACGTTGGTGTTGCGTGA